From the Hymenobacter yonginensis genome, one window contains:
- a CDS encoding helix-turn-helix domain-containing protein — protein sequence MEDYNKVIESLGVRYIKAKNLVLQQPFTVRNSYDVGNNLILLHKGRITFGEEEQVVEEGEMLFIPGGRATKVNYGDSAGKVITNDDLISNKDKFFHSNSDLDLIGDAEESHSFVSFEAKVFDSVNFFASLDVPAFLISNNSKLGNLIIKVVEESLQELPGRERLITIYTENIVVEIVRYILKNKMFVEQLATNSTYFKDPRLIDLFNYIKENIGGDLSNKVLSNVANVSEDYVGQYFKMLTGINPQDYIEYQRMERAVFLLRTTKKSIRDIGKEVGYKDTAYFCRRFKMMFGIPAGKMRRRESAMNI from the coding sequence ATGGAAGATTACAATAAAGTGATAGAGTCGCTTGGCGTACGCTACATAAAAGCGAAGAATTTGGTGCTGCAGCAGCCGTTCACGGTGCGCAACTCCTACGATGTCGGCAACAACCTGATTCTGCTGCACAAAGGCCGTATTACGTTCGGTGAGGAAGAGCAGGTGGTAGAAGAAGGCGAAATGCTCTTCATCCCCGGTGGCCGTGCTACCAAGGTGAACTATGGTGATTCGGCCGGCAAGGTTATCACCAACGACGACCTGATCAGCAACAAAGACAAGTTCTTCCACTCCAACTCCGACCTCGACCTGATCGGGGATGCTGAAGAGAGCCACTCGTTCGTGAGCTTTGAGGCCAAGGTGTTCGATTCGGTGAACTTCTTTGCCTCGCTGGACGTGCCGGCGTTCCTGATTTCCAACAACTCCAAGCTGGGCAACCTCATCATCAAGGTGGTGGAGGAGAGCCTGCAGGAGCTGCCCGGCCGCGAGCGGCTGATTACGATTTACACCGAGAACATCGTGGTGGAAATCGTGCGCTACATCCTCAAAAACAAGATGTTTGTAGAGCAGCTGGCTACCAACAGCACCTACTTCAAGGACCCGCGCCTGATCGACCTGTTCAACTACATCAAGGAGAACATCGGCGGCGACCTGTCCAACAAAGTGCTCAGCAACGTGGCCAACGTGAGCGAGGACTATGTGGGGCAGTATTTCAAGATGCTCACCGGCATCAACCCCCAGGATTACATAGAGTACCAGCGTATGGAGCGCGCCGTATTCCTGCTGCGCACCACTAAGAAGAGCATCCGCGACATCGGCAAAGAAGTCGGCTATAAGGACACGGCGTACTTCTGCCGTCGCTTTAAAATGATGTTCGGGATTCCGGCCGGCAAGATGCGCCGCCGCGAATCGGCCATGAATATCTAA
- a CDS encoding porin: protein MKPLVLFTATALLTASAAMAQTAPDSTAAAAAPANPLTTYGFVDGYYGYDFKHAATNQRPGFLYSHNRQNEFTVNNAVIGLRYDNGQVRGALGLHAGTYVSANYAAEDQVLKHLYEAYAGFRPFKKAWLDVGIFGSHIGFESAISKDNWTLTRSLMAENSPYYEAGARLTYEVSPKLTLTGLVLNGWQNIRENNQAKAVGTQIQWKPTDKLLINSSTFYGNEQPQDSVRRRRYFHDFYVSYAATDRLSLALVFDVGKQESEQRGGKADTWHTGAAFVRYKLADKWTAAARAEYYNADRGVIISSISPVAAATDFKVQAASLNLDYAPTSNVTFRVEGRTFHGRQPFLTDRNGNPTRNYGNLTSSIALSF, encoded by the coding sequence ATGAAACCACTGGTTCTTTTTACCGCTACTGCACTGCTCACGGCTTCGGCTGCTATGGCCCAAACCGCGCCCGATTCCACGGCAGCTGCGGCGGCTCCGGCCAATCCGCTTACTACCTACGGGTTTGTGGATGGCTACTATGGCTATGATTTCAAGCACGCGGCCACCAACCAGCGGCCCGGCTTCCTGTACTCGCACAACCGCCAGAACGAGTTTACGGTGAACAACGCCGTTATCGGTCTGCGCTACGACAATGGGCAGGTGCGCGGGGCCCTGGGCCTGCACGCGGGCACCTACGTATCGGCCAACTACGCGGCTGAAGACCAAGTGCTCAAACACCTCTACGAGGCCTACGCGGGTTTCCGCCCCTTCAAAAAAGCCTGGCTCGACGTGGGCATTTTCGGCTCGCACATCGGGTTTGAGTCGGCTATCAGCAAGGACAACTGGACGCTGACCCGCTCCCTGATGGCTGAAAACTCGCCGTACTACGAGGCCGGGGCGCGGCTGACCTACGAGGTGAGCCCCAAGCTGACGCTGACCGGGCTGGTACTCAACGGCTGGCAGAACATCCGCGAAAACAACCAGGCTAAAGCTGTGGGCACCCAGATTCAGTGGAAGCCCACCGATAAGCTGCTCATCAACAGCAGCACCTTCTACGGCAACGAGCAGCCCCAGGACTCGGTGCGCCGCCGCCGCTACTTCCACGATTTCTACGTGAGCTACGCCGCCACCGACCGCCTCAGCCTGGCCCTGGTGTTCGACGTGGGCAAGCAGGAAAGCGAGCAACGCGGCGGCAAGGCCGATACCTGGCACACCGGCGCGGCCTTCGTGCGCTACAAGCTGGCCGATAAGTGGACCGCCGCCGCCCGCGCCGAGTACTACAACGCCGACCGGGGCGTCATCATCAGCTCCATTTCGCCGGTAGCCGCCGCCACCGATTTCAAGGTGCAGGCCGCCTCGCTCAACCTCGACTACGCGCCCACCAGCAACGTGACGTTTCGGGTAGAGGGCCGCACCTTCCACGGCCGCCAGCCCTTCCTGACGGACCGCAACGGCAACCCCACCCGCAACTACGGCAACCTCACCAGCAGCATCGCGCTGTCGTTTTAG
- a CDS encoding sensor protein KdpD, with protein MNDDQQRDQSAERFLRLVQQRRRGRLKVYLGLAAGVGKTYRLLQEAHELRAHGVDVVLGYVETHGRPGTVAQLRDLPTVPRKHIFYKGRMLEELDVQGILQRRPSVVVVDELAHTNVPGSENEKRWQDVEQLVRAGISVLTAVNIQHLESLHDQVLRITGTDVTERVPDQVLKQADEVVNVDLTVGELRARLEEGKIYDAAKVPTALQNFFQAENLLQLRQLAVRETANLISRQIETDGGGAAPVAPERRNQDRLLACINANAPAAKEIIRKTSRLADRLSAASWAVLYVQTPRESADRINLATQRHLLNNLQLTTELGGQILRVKATDAVPEILRVAQEKGVTLLICGVTSEKSWWQRLLRPGVTRRLIRSVARSPLDVDVFLVSY; from the coding sequence ATGAACGACGACCAACAGCGCGACCAATCGGCTGAGCGGTTTCTGCGGCTAGTGCAGCAGCGGCGGCGCGGGCGGCTGAAGGTGTACCTGGGGCTGGCCGCCGGCGTGGGCAAAACCTACCGCCTGCTGCAGGAGGCCCACGAGCTGCGCGCCCACGGCGTGGATGTGGTGCTGGGCTACGTGGAAACCCACGGCCGCCCCGGCACCGTGGCCCAGCTGCGCGACCTGCCCACCGTGCCGCGCAAGCACATCTTCTACAAGGGCCGCATGCTGGAGGAACTGGATGTGCAGGGCATTCTGCAGCGCCGGCCCTCGGTGGTGGTGGTGGATGAGCTGGCCCACACCAACGTGCCCGGCTCCGAAAACGAGAAACGCTGGCAGGACGTGGAGCAGCTGGTGCGGGCCGGTATTTCGGTGCTCACGGCCGTCAACATTCAGCACCTCGAAAGCCTGCACGACCAGGTACTGCGCATCACCGGCACCGACGTGACGGAGCGCGTGCCCGACCAGGTACTGAAGCAGGCCGACGAAGTAGTGAACGTGGACCTGACCGTGGGCGAGCTGCGCGCCCGCTTGGAAGAAGGCAAAATCTACGATGCGGCCAAGGTGCCCACGGCTTTGCAGAACTTCTTTCAGGCCGAAAACCTGCTGCAGCTGCGCCAGCTGGCCGTGCGCGAAACCGCCAACCTCATCAGCCGCCAGATTGAAACCGACGGCGGCGGGGCCGCGCCCGTAGCGCCCGAGCGCCGCAACCAGGACCGCCTGCTGGCCTGCATCAACGCCAACGCCCCGGCAGCCAAGGAAATCATCCGCAAAACCAGCCGCCTCGCCGACCGCCTCTCGGCCGCCTCCTGGGCCGTACTCTACGTACAGACGCCCCGCGAATCGGCCGACCGCATCAACCTAGCCACCCAGCGCCACCTGCTCAACAACCTGCAGCTCACCACCGAGCTGGGCGGCCAGATTTTGCGCGTGAAAGCCACCGACGCGGTGCCCGAAATCCTGCGCGTAGCCCAGGAAAAAGGCGTCACGCTGCTGATTTGCGGCGTCACCAGCGAGAAAAGCTGGTGGCAGCGCCTGCTGCGCCCCGGCGTCACGCGCCGCCTCATCCGCTCCGTAGCCCGCTCCCCGCTGGATGTGGACGTGTTTCTGGTGAGTTACTGA
- a CDS encoding HAMP domain-containing sensor histidine kinase, which translates to MNLKTKITLAFVTMLLLLLGVSAFTLFSLNRLDRTARNVLQDNFYSVELGQRMLRALDSVQTAPPVALASFREALTREAGNVTEVGEQAVVDSLTATLARYERLPQAANAAQLRTLTYRMIDLNTQALTRKNEAANRTATQQQRYVLALLTFALLTSLLFVLSVPEAAVGGLRKLTASIENATNQDYSSSIPVESHDEFGTVARAFNRMLVQLQDYRTSTLAQLMAERNRAASIVNNLDEGLLLVDEHRRVLLVNPVAAELLGQPAAGLLGQPADEVARHNDLFRELLRHLDTPAAQRPQEAAPVLTLARNDEEVYYRVAVNDVISFNEALDKMEFVGSILTLHNVSEFKKLDQAKSNFLATVSHELKTPLSSINFSLKLLQNGKVGSVNEEQQRILATIKQENQRLLKLVGELIDVSRLESGNIQLNFQPTQVRDIVQFAADTIQLQLQPKQLTLDIQVPAELPPVRADIEKTTWVLLNLLANGIRYSPEQGQLHIRAALAPGGQQVEVLVQDHGPGIAPQYQEKIFQRFVQIPDKTGYRGGSGLGLSIAREFIGSQGGQLWVESELGTGSTFRFTLPVAG; encoded by the coding sequence ATGAACCTCAAAACCAAAATCACCCTGGCCTTCGTCACCATGCTGCTGCTGCTGCTGGGGGTGAGTGCGTTTACCCTTTTCTCGCTCAACCGCCTCGACCGCACGGCGCGCAACGTGCTGCAGGACAACTTCTACTCCGTAGAGCTGGGCCAGCGCATGCTGCGCGCCCTGGACAGCGTGCAGACCGCGCCGCCGGTGGCGTTGGCCAGCTTCCGGGAGGCCCTCACCCGCGAGGCCGGCAACGTAACGGAAGTGGGTGAGCAGGCGGTGGTGGATAGCCTCACGGCCACGCTGGCCCGCTACGAGCGGCTGCCCCAGGCCGCTAACGCCGCCCAGCTCCGCACGCTCACCTACCGCATGATTGACCTGAACACCCAGGCCCTCACCCGTAAAAACGAAGCCGCCAACCGCACCGCCACTCAGCAGCAACGCTACGTGCTGGCGTTGCTCACCTTCGCCCTGCTGACCTCGTTGCTGTTTGTGCTGAGCGTGCCCGAGGCGGCCGTGGGGGGCCTGCGCAAGCTCACGGCCAGCATCGAAAACGCCACCAACCAGGATTACTCGTCCTCCATTCCGGTGGAAAGCCACGACGAGTTTGGCACCGTGGCGCGGGCCTTCAACCGCATGTTGGTGCAGCTGCAGGACTACCGTACCTCCACGCTGGCCCAGTTGATGGCCGAGCGCAACCGCGCCGCCAGCATCGTGAACAACCTCGATGAGGGCCTGCTGCTGGTGGACGAGCACCGCCGGGTGCTGCTGGTGAACCCCGTTGCGGCCGAGCTATTGGGCCAACCGGCTGCCGGGTTGCTGGGCCAGCCGGCCGACGAAGTAGCCCGCCACAACGACCTGTTCCGGGAGCTGCTGCGCCACCTCGATACGCCCGCCGCCCAGCGCCCCCAGGAGGCCGCCCCGGTGCTCACCCTGGCCCGCAACGACGAGGAAGTGTACTACCGCGTGGCCGTGAACGACGTCATCAGCTTCAACGAGGCGCTGGATAAGATGGAATTCGTGGGCTCTATCCTCACCCTGCACAACGTGTCGGAGTTCAAGAAGCTGGACCAGGCCAAGTCGAACTTCCTGGCCACGGTGTCGCATGAGTTGAAAACGCCGCTGTCCAGCATCAACTTCAGCCTGAAGCTGCTGCAGAACGGCAAAGTGGGCTCCGTAAACGAGGAGCAGCAGCGCATTCTGGCCACCATCAAGCAGGAAAACCAGCGGCTGCTGAAGCTGGTGGGCGAGCTGATTGACGTGTCGCGGCTGGAATCGGGCAACATCCAGCTCAACTTCCAGCCCACCCAGGTGCGCGACATCGTGCAGTTCGCCGCCGATACCATTCAGCTCCAGCTCCAGCCCAAGCAGCTCACCCTCGACATCCAGGTGCCAGCCGAGCTGCCCCCCGTGCGCGCCGACATCGAGAAAACCACCTGGGTGCTACTGAACCTGCTGGCCAACGGCATCCGCTATTCGCCCGAGCAGGGGCAGCTGCACATTCGGGCGGCGCTGGCCCCGGGCGGGCAGCAGGTGGAGGTGCTGGTGCAGGACCACGGCCCCGGCATTGCGCCCCAGTACCAGGAAAAAATCTTCCAGCGCTTCGTGCAGATTCCCGACAAAACCGGCTACCGCGGCGGCTCGGGCCTGGGCCTGAGCATTGCCCGCGAGTTCATCGGCAGCCAGGGCGGGCAGCTGTGGGTGGAAAGCGAGCTGGGCACCGGCAGCACCTTCCGCTTCACGCTGCCGGTGGCAGGCTGA
- a CDS encoding KUP/HAK/KT family potassium transporter codes for MTTSSSSSAALRRATPAGVLVALGIVYGDIGTSPLYTVRGVFASRPVTEDVVLGTISCVIWTLTLLTTVKYVLIALRADNHGEGGILALYARLRRLPVRRLYLVAIVGAAALLADGIITPPISVASAIEGLRILRPGLNTVPIVIGILVALFAFQQFGTQIIGKLFGPVMTVFFSMLAVLGVYHLGQDLSILRAFNPYYALHMVTQVPGAFWLLGSIFLCSTGAEALYADMGHVGRPNIYLSWTFVKTCLLLNYLGQGAWLLQHLGPPLGEQNLFFLLIPQWALLPAIGLCTLATIIASQALISGSFTLVIEALRLHFWPKVKVDYPTELRGQAYVPSLNWLLCAGCVGVVLYFRESGNMEAAFGLAVTVTMLMTTALLAFYLRMRRVNPVWIALLIGTYVLIEGSYLVANLAKFTHGGWLSVLLGAVILLVMLSWIVGQRVRNDLTEFTPLADYLPLLQELSNDASVPKYATHLVYLTKSDDARQVENGIIHSIFKKRPKRADVYYLIHVHTTDDPYTRRYHVTHVLPNELVRIDFYLGFRIDHALNYMFRQVVSELVRNGEVDITSRYESLRGQDVTGDFQFVILNKTLPYEYLLRGWQRLALRLHGWLKRLGASETESFGLDNSSFVIENVPLHMPARPELQLQRD; via the coding sequence ATGACAACTTCATCTTCTTCCTCGGCAGCGCTGCGGCGCGCCACCCCGGCCGGGGTGCTGGTGGCCCTGGGCATTGTGTACGGGGACATTGGCACCTCGCCGCTGTACACGGTGCGCGGGGTGTTTGCCAGCCGGCCCGTGACGGAGGACGTGGTGCTGGGCACCATTTCCTGTGTTATCTGGACGCTCACGCTGCTCACCACGGTGAAGTACGTGCTCATTGCCCTGCGCGCCGACAACCACGGCGAGGGTGGCATTCTGGCCCTGTACGCCCGGCTGCGGCGGCTACCGGTGCGCCGCCTCTACCTGGTAGCCATTGTAGGGGCCGCCGCCCTGCTGGCCGACGGCATCATTACCCCGCCCATTTCGGTGGCCTCGGCCATTGAGGGGCTGCGCATCCTCCGGCCCGGCCTCAACACGGTGCCCATCGTCATCGGGATTCTGGTGGCGCTGTTTGCGTTTCAGCAGTTCGGCACCCAGATCATCGGCAAGCTGTTCGGGCCCGTCATGACGGTGTTTTTCTCGATGCTGGCTGTGCTGGGCGTGTACCATCTGGGGCAGGACCTGAGCATTCTGCGCGCCTTCAATCCCTACTACGCCCTGCACATGGTCACGCAGGTGCCGGGCGCGTTCTGGCTGCTGGGCTCCATTTTCCTGTGCAGCACCGGCGCCGAGGCCCTGTACGCCGACATGGGCCACGTGGGCCGGCCCAACATCTACCTGTCGTGGACGTTCGTGAAAACCTGCCTGCTGCTCAACTACCTGGGGCAAGGGGCGTGGCTGCTGCAACACCTGGGCCCGCCGCTGGGCGAGCAGAACCTGTTTTTTCTCCTAATTCCGCAGTGGGCGCTACTGCCGGCTATTGGGCTGTGCACGCTGGCGACCATCATTGCCTCGCAGGCCCTCATTTCGGGTTCGTTTACGCTGGTGATTGAGGCGCTGCGCCTGCATTTCTGGCCCAAGGTGAAGGTCGATTACCCTACCGAGCTGCGCGGGCAGGCCTACGTGCCGAGCCTGAACTGGCTGCTGTGCGCCGGCTGCGTGGGCGTGGTGCTGTACTTCCGCGAGTCGGGCAACATGGAGGCGGCCTTTGGGCTGGCCGTGACGGTGACCATGCTCATGACCACGGCCCTGCTGGCGTTTTACCTGCGTATGCGCCGCGTCAATCCGGTCTGGATTGCGCTGCTGATTGGCACCTACGTGCTCATCGAGGGCTCGTACCTGGTGGCCAACCTGGCCAAGTTCACCCACGGCGGCTGGCTTTCGGTGCTGCTGGGGGCGGTGATTCTGCTGGTGATGCTGAGCTGGATTGTGGGCCAGCGCGTGCGCAACGACCTCACCGAATTCACCCCGCTGGCCGATTACCTGCCGCTGCTGCAGGAGCTCAGCAACGACGCCTCAGTGCCCAAGTACGCCACCCACCTGGTGTACCTCACCAAGTCGGACGACGCGCGGCAGGTGGAAAACGGCATCATCCACAGCATCTTCAAGAAGCGCCCCAAGCGGGCCGATGTGTACTACCTCATCCACGTGCACACCACCGACGACCCGTACACCCGCCGCTACCACGTCACGCACGTGCTGCCCAATGAGTTGGTGCGCATTGATTTCTACTTGGGTTTCCGCATCGACCACGCCCTCAACTACATGTTCCGGCAGGTGGTGTCGGAGCTGGTGCGCAACGGGGAAGTGGACATCACCAGCCGCTACGAAAGCCTGCGCGGCCAGGACGTTACCGGCGACTTCCAGTTCGTGATTCTCAACAAAACCTTGCCCTATGAGTACCTGCTGCGCGGCTGGCAGCGGCTGGCCCTGCGCCTGCACGGCTGGCTGAAGCGCCTCGGTGCCTCCGAAACCGAAAGCTTCGGCCTCGACAACAGCTCCTTCGTCATTGAAAACGTGCCCCTGCACATGCCCGCCCGCCCCGAGCTGCAGTTGCAGCGGGACTAG
- a CDS encoding geranylgeranylglyceryl/heptaprenylglyceryl phosphate synthase: protein MRLTSLYDGLSKRRSHGRKSLAILLDPDNLTEAGCRKVLALSETHPVDYFFVGGSLVMNSHQTALIQQIKQHSAVPVLLFPSHSLHLDPQADGILLLSLISGRNPEFLIGQHVIAAPLLRQSNLQILPTGYLLVDTGRQTTASYMSGTTPLPYDKPTIAACTAMAGEQLGLRLMYLDGGSGAMYPVSAATIRAVRQAVDVPIIVGGGINTADKAQAALAAGADVIVVGNQVEKNPEFLGEVSRVVQSFNTVADVA, encoded by the coding sequence ATGCGCCTCACCAGCCTCTATGATGGCCTCAGCAAGCGCCGCTCCCACGGCCGCAAATCCCTGGCTATCCTGCTCGACCCTGATAATCTGACTGAAGCAGGCTGCCGCAAGGTGCTGGCGCTAAGCGAAACGCACCCGGTAGATTATTTCTTTGTGGGCGGCAGTCTGGTGATGAACTCGCACCAGACTGCCCTCATCCAGCAGATTAAGCAGCATTCGGCGGTGCCGGTGCTGCTTTTTCCCAGTCATAGCCTGCACCTCGATCCGCAGGCCGACGGGATTCTGCTGCTGAGCCTAATTTCAGGGCGCAACCCAGAGTTTCTGATCGGGCAACACGTCATTGCAGCGCCGCTGCTGCGCCAAAGCAACCTGCAGATTCTGCCCACCGGCTACCTGCTCGTAGATACCGGCCGCCAGACCACGGCCAGCTACATGAGCGGCACCACGCCCCTCCCCTACGACAAACCCACCATTGCCGCCTGCACGGCCATGGCCGGCGAGCAGCTTGGCCTGCGCCTGATGTATCTCGACGGAGGCAGCGGCGCCATGTACCCGGTGTCGGCAGCCACCATCCGGGCCGTACGCCAGGCCGTCGACGTACCCATCATCGTGGGGGGCGGCATCAATACTGCCGATAAAGCCCAGGCCGCCCTTGCCGCCGGAGCCGATGTCATTGTAGTCGGCAACCAGGTAGAGAAGAACCCGGAGTTTCTGGGCGAAGTATCCCGTGTAGTGCAATCGTTCAACACCGTGGCCGACGTAGCGTAG
- a CDS encoding phage holin family protein: MGLFSDDDDATKTPRTDNIIGNLKGYLDTRIDLARLEVQQKVKVAMVGTMHGAAMAGIGLVFFLFLNLFIALLLNEQLDSSYWGFGIVAGFYLVLLIVFLVGVDKKVFQGVADKLLDNTIYKSDKRQA; this comes from the coding sequence ATGGGCCTTTTCTCCGACGACGACGACGCTACTAAAACGCCCCGCACCGACAATATCATCGGCAACCTAAAGGGGTATCTGGATACCCGCATCGACCTGGCGCGGCTGGAAGTACAGCAGAAAGTGAAAGTGGCCATGGTGGGCACCATGCACGGCGCGGCTATGGCAGGCATCGGGCTGGTGTTCTTCCTGTTCCTGAACCTGTTTATTGCCCTGCTGCTCAACGAGCAGCTGGACAGCTCCTACTGGGGCTTTGGCATCGTGGCCGGCTTCTATCTGGTGCTGCTGATTGTGTTTCTAGTAGGCGTTGATAAGAAAGTATTTCAGGGCGTGGCCGATAAGCTGCTCGACAACACCATCTACAAATCCGACAAACGTCAAGCCTAA
- a CDS encoding HAMP domain-containing protein, translated as MARTIKARLTLGLSFLFVIILLLSGVGAYFLYQLSRSSAATLQDNYRSVAYARAMSDALSDVREARRAGPAAEVVRAEATFRRSLRAEQGNITEPGEQELADSLAASFGQYAAQAAAPAGLYQQVRGQVGRVATLNLRAIEQQSLRTRRIANRTIGTLGLLATLGILATVSFIFSFPDYLTRPVEELTAGIRRVAEGHYDQRLPVRAHDEFAPVAQAFNDMARRLEGYETADGTPRIDSSGPLDLVTSHLRPGSAPDAADDLTRRRHLATQLQRQARQLQRTADELANGQAG; from the coding sequence ATGGCCCGTACCATCAAAGCCCGCCTCACGCTGGGCCTGAGCTTTCTGTTCGTGATTATTCTGCTGCTGAGCGGGGTGGGGGCGTACTTCCTCTACCAACTCTCGCGCAGCTCGGCCGCTACGTTGCAGGACAACTACCGCTCGGTGGCCTACGCCCGGGCCATGTCCGATGCGTTGTCGGATGTGCGGGAGGCGCGGCGGGCGGGGCCAGCTGCTGAAGTAGTCCGGGCCGAGGCCACCTTCCGGCGCAGCCTGCGGGCCGAACAGGGCAACATCACCGAGCCCGGCGAGCAGGAGCTGGCCGATTCGCTGGCGGCCTCGTTTGGGCAGTACGCCGCCCAGGCCGCCGCGCCGGCCGGCCTCTACCAACAGGTGCGCGGGCAGGTGGGCCGGGTGGCTACCCTGAATCTGCGGGCCATTGAGCAGCAAAGCCTGCGCACCCGCCGCATTGCCAACCGCACCATCGGCACGCTGGGGCTGCTGGCTACGCTGGGCATTCTGGCTACGGTTTCCTTTATCTTCAGCTTCCCTGATTACCTCACCCGGCCGGTAGAGGAGCTGACGGCCGGCATCCGGCGGGTAGCCGAGGGCCACTACGACCAGCGCCTGCCCGTGCGCGCCCACGACGAGTTTGCGCCCGTGGCCCAGGCCTTCAACGACATGGCCCGCCGCCTCGAAGGCTACGAAACCGCCGACGGCACGCCCCGCATCGACTCCAGCGGCCCCCTCGACTTAGTAACCAGCCACCTGCGCCCCGGCTCCGCGCCCGATGCAGCCGACGACCTGACCCGCCGCCGCCACCTGGCCACCCAGCTGCAGCGGCAGGCCCGGCAGCTCCAGCGCACCGCCGATGAGCTGGCCAACGGGCAGGCCGGTTGA
- a CDS encoding fasciclin domain-containing protein — MKKTLLSFAVMAFMGAASVSSAQAQAKMTPGTVSVGGQAMYPNKNIVENAVNSADHTTLVAAVKAAGLVETLQGKGPFTVFAPTNAAFSALPAGTVETLVKPENKATLTKILTYHVVAGNMTADKIMAAIKAGKGTASLKTVSGGTLKAMMNGPKNVVLVDEKGNVSTISTYDVTQSNGVIHVIDKVLMP, encoded by the coding sequence ATGAAAAAGACCCTTCTTTCTTTCGCTGTAATGGCCTTTATGGGCGCTGCTTCGGTTTCTTCGGCTCAGGCTCAGGCCAAGATGACGCCCGGCACCGTATCGGTGGGCGGCCAGGCCATGTACCCGAATAAGAACATTGTGGAAAACGCCGTCAACTCGGCCGACCACACCACACTGGTAGCTGCTGTGAAAGCCGCCGGCCTCGTGGAAACCCTGCAGGGCAAAGGTCCTTTCACGGTATTCGCTCCTACCAACGCCGCCTTCAGCGCCCTACCAGCCGGCACCGTTGAAACGCTGGTGAAACCCGAGAACAAGGCGACCCTCACCAAAATCCTGACCTACCACGTGGTAGCCGGCAACATGACCGCCGACAAGATTATGGCCGCCATCAAAGCCGGCAAAGGCACCGCCAGCCTCAAAACCGTAAGCGGCGGCACTCTGAAAGCCATGATGAACGGCCCCAAAAACGTAGTGCTGGTTGACGAGAAAGGCAACGTCTCGACCATCTCCACCTACGATGTGACTCAGAGCAACGGCGTGATTCACGTAATCGACAAAGTTCTGATGCCCTAA
- a CDS encoding J domain-containing protein: MSQNHYHVLGIAATATATDVKRAYKRLAVELHPDKHGGSALYEERFKAVAVAYGVLGDPQRRAAYDQQLRQAAQRAAEQQRQQQYRAPTQHVYGVPMPPPAPLRTRRPAGSGERHYRTIPKQRRFTRRDYLLTFGLLAAILAFVLGGKLIMDHVTAVSNYEDGLRAYRRARWSAAHAYFTQALHFKPEFGAALRRRGEIEQLINRDYAAARADYEAALTDAEPVAERAHLLFRVGQCLAGLGEAEAAEQSFTVSLALDSTQSTAWLARGEVRLFEQQTFEKAAEDLSTGLRLRTRAGRPLPLKYLTYRGLAYYKMQDLTQARADYRQVLEANPKNGQVHFLLGRLAQQEGNAPAACEFFERAVRLGYTYADEARRQNCP; encoded by the coding sequence TTGAGCCAGAATCATTACCACGTATTAGGCATAGCCGCCACCGCCACCGCCACCGACGTGAAGCGCGCCTACAAGCGGCTGGCCGTGGAGCTGCACCCCGACAAGCACGGCGGCAGCGCCTTGTACGAGGAGCGGTTTAAGGCCGTGGCCGTGGCCTACGGGGTGCTGGGCGACCCCCAGCGCCGCGCCGCCTACGACCAGCAGCTGCGCCAAGCCGCCCAACGCGCCGCCGAGCAGCAGCGGCAGCAGCAGTACCGCGCCCCCACGCAGCACGTGTACGGGGTGCCCATGCCGCCGCCGGCGCCCCTGCGCACCCGGCGGCCGGCCGGCTCCGGCGAGCGACACTACCGCACCATTCCCAAGCAGCGCCGCTTTACGCGCCGCGACTATTTGCTCACGTTTGGGCTGCTGGCCGCCATTCTGGCGTTTGTGCTGGGGGGCAAGCTGATCATGGACCACGTAACGGCCGTCAGCAACTACGAGGATGGCCTACGGGCATACCGCCGGGCGCGGTGGTCGGCGGCGCACGCCTACTTCACGCAGGCGCTGCACTTCAAGCCCGAGTTCGGGGCCGCGCTGCGGCGCCGGGGCGAGATTGAGCAGCTCATCAACCGCGACTATGCCGCCGCCCGCGCCGACTACGAAGCCGCCCTGACCGATGCCGAGCCGGTTGCCGAGCGGGCCCATCTGCTGTTTCGGGTGGGGCAGTGCCTGGCGGGCCTTGGCGAGGCGGAGGCTGCCGAGCAGAGCTTCACCGTGTCGCTGGCGCTGGATTCCACGCAGAGCACGGCCTGGCTGGCCCGGGGGGAGGTGCGCCTGTTTGAGCAGCAGACCTTCGAGAAGGCTGCCGAAGACCTGAGTACCGGCCTGCGCCTGCGTACCCGCGCCGGGCGCCCGCTGCCCCTCAAATACCTGACGTACCGGGGCCTGGCCTACTACAAAATGCAAGACCTGACCCAGGCCCGCGCCGACTATCGCCAAGTGTTGGAAGCCAATCCAAAAAATGGGCAGGTGCATTTTCTGCTGGGCCGGCTGGCGCAGCAGGAAGGCAACGCCCCGGCCGCCTGCGAGTTTTTCGAGCGGGCCGTGCGCCTCGGCTACACCTACGCCGACGAGGCCCGCCGTCAGAATTGCCCCTGA